From Desulfotignum phosphitoxidans DSM 13687, one genomic window encodes:
- the rsmD gene encoding 16S rRNA (guanine(966)-N(2))-methyltransferase RsmD, with the protein MRIISGICRGRKLTPLKGPDIRPTSDRIKETLFNILGPKVRHAQVLDLFAGTGALGLEALSRGAAHTVFVDRSETACDIIRQNIHRCGFPAQATVVRQDLFSPGTHAAIVCRQFDLIFLDPPYDNGYVLKTLEQKNPASFLSENGIIVAEHAAHEMLPSSLNGLDIFRQKKYSRTTISFLTRTQDIA; encoded by the coding sequence ATGAGAATTATCAGCGGCATCTGCCGAGGCAGAAAACTCACCCCCCTCAAAGGCCCGGATATCCGTCCCACATCGGACCGGATCAAAGAGACACTGTTCAACATCTTAGGTCCGAAGGTCAGACACGCCCAGGTGCTGGATCTGTTTGCCGGCACCGGGGCCTTAGGCCTGGAGGCGTTAAGCCGGGGGGCGGCCCATACCGTTTTTGTGGACCGGTCTGAGACTGCCTGCGATATTATCCGGCAAAATATTCATCGATGCGGATTCCCGGCACAGGCCACCGTGGTCCGGCAGGATCTGTTTTCTCCCGGGACCCATGCCGCCATTGTCTGCCGACAGTTTGACCTGATTTTTCTGGACCCCCCCTATGACAACGGATATGTGTTAAAAACCCTTGAACAGAAAAACCCGGCTTCTTTTTTGTCTGAAAACGGGATTATCGTTGCCGAACACGCTGCCCATGAAATGCTTCCGTCTTCTTTGAACGGGCTTGACATTTTCCGGCAAAAAAAATACTCAAGAACCACGATTTCATTTTTAACCAGAACGCAGGATATTGCATGA
- a CDS encoding sigma-54-dependent transcriptional regulator yields the protein MYPAVLIVDDEITIIESLSGILSDDGFEVIHAFNGYEALKKIETESPDIVLLDIWMPGMDGIETLREIKQKFPNIPVVMITGHGSIESAVEATKSGAYDFLEKPLSIDKVMVTINNALNFRKLEEENLYLRKKTIEKNSITGTSPAVQALHREIMAAAPTDAAILITGENGTGKEMVARTIHQFSRRPEEPFIIINCAAIPEETLDSELFGHEKGALGHAASKNMGKFELAAGGTLFLDEIGDMNINTQAKILRALESKTFQRIGSSRVLHMDVRIIASTNKDLTTEIEKGRFRQELYFRLNVIPIHVPPLRERNQDIPMLVDTFLDKLAGQSATPKKTMSKPALDLLVRYAWPGNVRELKNLMERLSIMVQEDLIDVTHLPHPYHSGDTIDAANSPGELFAPDNLEQARTAFEKEYVRHKVAQVDGDITLAAKTLGTSTRYIKKKLT from the coding sequence ATGTATCCGGCTGTTCTGATCGTTGATGACGAAATCACTATCATCGAATCCTTATCAGGAATCCTGTCCGATGACGGGTTTGAGGTCATCCATGCCTTTAACGGATATGAGGCCCTGAAGAAAATCGAAACCGAATCCCCGGATATCGTGCTGCTCGATATCTGGATGCCGGGGATGGACGGCATTGAAACGTTGCGGGAGATCAAACAGAAATTTCCCAATATCCCGGTGGTGATGATTACCGGCCACGGTTCCATTGAATCCGCAGTGGAAGCCACCAAGTCCGGGGCCTATGATTTTCTGGAAAAACCTTTGTCCATCGACAAAGTCATGGTTACCATCAACAATGCCTTGAATTTCAGAAAACTGGAAGAAGAAAACCTGTATCTGCGGAAAAAAACCATTGAAAAAAATTCAATTACCGGTACCAGTCCGGCCGTTCAAGCCCTGCACCGGGAAATCATGGCCGCCGCGCCTACGGACGCGGCCATCCTGATCACGGGTGAGAACGGGACGGGCAAAGAAATGGTGGCCCGAACCATTCATCAGTTCAGCCGGCGGCCGGAAGAACCTTTTATTATCATCAATTGCGCGGCCATTCCGGAAGAAACTTTAGACAGCGAACTGTTCGGCCATGAAAAAGGGGCATTAGGCCATGCCGCCTCCAAAAATATGGGCAAATTCGAACTGGCAGCCGGCGGGACCCTGTTTCTGGATGAAATCGGTGACATGAACATCAACACCCAGGCAAAGATTCTGAGGGCACTGGAATCCAAGACCTTTCAACGTATCGGCAGCAGCCGGGTCCTTCATATGGATGTCCGGATCATCGCGTCCACCAACAAGGATCTCACCACAGAGATTGAAAAGGGCCGTTTCAGACAGGAGCTGTATTTCCGGTTGAATGTCATCCCCATCCATGTGCCGCCGCTGCGGGAACGAAACCAGGATATCCCCATGCTGGTGGATACATTTCTGGATAAACTGGCCGGGCAGTCTGCAACGCCTAAAAAAACCATGTCCAAACCGGCCCTGGATCTGCTGGTCCGCTATGCCTGGCCGGGAAATGTCCGGGAACTGAAAAATCTGATGGAACGGTTGTCCATCATGGTTCAGGAAGATCTCATCGATGTGACGCACCTGCCGCACCCATACCACTCCGGGGACACGATCGATGCCGCAAACAGTCCGGGGGAGCTGTTTGCCCCGGACAATCTGGAACAGGCCCGAACCGCTTTTGAAAAAGAATATGTCCGGCACAAGGTGGCCCAGGTGGATGGAGATATTACCCTGGCCGCCAAAACCCTGGGCACCAGCACCCGTTATATCAAAAAGAAACTGACCTGA